A genome region from Hevea brasiliensis isolate MT/VB/25A 57/8 chromosome 9, ASM3005281v1, whole genome shotgun sequence includes the following:
- the LOC110660848 gene encoding (S)-ureidoglycine aminohydrolase, with the protein MPVPSMFSLHSLLLLLISMMLSLVTALSDGGFCSAPSLFDAEKGSKPRYWKVTNPTLSPSHLQDLPGFTRSVYKRDHALITPESHVFSPLPGWTNTLGAYLITPAMGSHFVMYLAKMQGKSRSGLPPLDVERFIFVVQGSVTLTNTSSTSHKIMVDSYAYLPPNFEHSVECDASATLAVFERRYASLDNLITELIVGSTDEQPILETPGEVFELRKLLPPSLPYDFNIHIMDFQPGEFLNVKEVHYNQHGLLLLEGNGIYRLGDSWYPVQSGDVIWMAPFVPQWYAALGKTRSRYLLYKDVNRNPL; encoded by the exons ATGCCAGTTCCCTCCATGTTTTCGCTACACTCTCTTCTCCTCCTACTGATCTCTATGATGTTAA GTTTGGTTACAGCTTTAAGTGATGGAGGGTTCTGCTCCGCACCTTCATTATTTGATGCGGAAAAGGGTTCCAAACCTCGCTACTGGAAAGTTACAAATCCCACTCTTTCCCCTTCTCATCTTCAAG ACTTACCAGGTTTCACACGCAGTGTTTATAAAAGAGACCATGCTTTAATAACACCTGAAAGTCATGTATTCAGTCCTTTACCTGGGTG GACAAATACATTAGGAGCATATCTAATCACACCAGCTATGGGCTCGCACTTTGTGATGTACTTAGCAAAGATGCAAG GAAAATCAAGATCAGGGCTCCCTCCTCTTGATGTAGAGAG GTTCATATTCGTAGTTCAGGGTTCTGTGACTCTCACGAATACATCTAGCACCAGTCACAAAATAATG GTGGATTCATATGCCTATTTACCTCCAAATTTTGAACATTCTGTGGAATGTGATGCATCTGCTACTCTTGCTGTCTTTGAACGAAG GTATGCTTCCCTAGACAATCTAATTACTGAACTGATTGTGGGTTCAACAGACGAGCAGCCAATTCTTGAGACTCCAGGGGAG GTGTTTGAACTTAGGAAGCTTCTTCCCCCATCACTGCCTTATGACTTCAATATCCAT ATCATGGATTTTCAACCCGGTGAATTCCTTAATGTGAAA GAAGTCCATTATAATCAGCATGGTTTACTGCTATTAGAGGGAAATGGTATTTATCGTCTGGGTGATAGCTG gtATCCAGTCCAATCTGGTGATGTCATTTGGATGGCCCCATTTGTGCCTCAGTG GTATGCTGCTCTCGGTAAAACCCGGTCACGGTATTTGCTGtacaaagatgtaaacaggaatcCATTGTAA